Proteins from a single region of Crassaminicella profunda:
- a CDS encoding 2-oxoacid:acceptor oxidoreductase family protein translates to MSKQMELRLTGSGGQGLILGGIILAEAAIMDGKNAIQSQSYGPEARGGASKAEVLISTEEIDFPKVQTADLLLSLTQVACDKYVDLIGKEGLLLVDSTVKVPENTQAGEVVQIPILETASEVIGKPMVANIIAIGAINAVLNIVSKESLEAAVLNRVPKGTEELNRRALEEGYKLGARA, encoded by the coding sequence ATGTCTAAGCAAATGGAATTAAGATTAACTGGTTCAGGCGGACAAGGTCTTATTTTAGGTGGAATAATCCTAGCTGAGGCAGCAATCATGGACGGTAAGAACGCTATTCAATCACAATCTTATGGTCCAGAAGCTCGTGGAGGTGCTAGTAAAGCAGAAGTTCTTATTAGTACTGAGGAAATTGATTTTCCAAAGGTTCAAACAGCAGATCTTCTATTATCTTTAACACAAGTAGCATGTGATAAATATGTTGATTTAATTGGAAAAGAAGGTCTATTATTAGTGGATTCAACTGTAAAGGTACCTGAAAATACACAGGCAGGAGAAGTAGTTCAAATTCCAATACTTGAAACTGCTAGTGAAGTAATTGGAAAGCCAATGGTTGCAAATATTATTGCAATTGGTGCTATTAATGCTGTATTAAATATTGTATCAAAAGAATCTCTTGAAGCAGCAGTTTTAAATAGAGTACCAAAAGGAACAGAAGAATTAAATCGCCGTGCTTTAGAAGAAGGCTACAAGCTTGGAGCTAGAGCATAG
- a CDS encoding GNAT family N-acetyltransferase, translating to MLEIRVANQEEINIIKKLIKESQLKIEGIEDYISNCMIAYDQKKAVAAAGFIKTENVAIIKFVVVSKNRQKEYLGDGIVKATLNLADKKGVKRVFVNADKEEIFFVKVGFKDVILEEVKKCCEDIDILNELDGNKILQVILPDYFLKACKSHK from the coding sequence ATGCTAGAAATTAGGGTAGCAAATCAAGAGGAAATAAATATCATAAAAAAGCTAATAAAAGAGAGCCAATTAAAGATAGAGGGAATAGAAGATTATATTTCAAATTGTATGATTGCTTATGACCAAAAGAAGGCTGTTGCAGCTGCTGGGTTCATAAAAACAGAAAATGTAGCTATTATAAAATTTGTGGTAGTTTCAAAAAATAGACAAAAAGAATATCTAGGGGATGGTATCGTAAAAGCTACTTTAAACTTAGCGGATAAAAAGGGCGTAAAAAGGGTATTTGTAAATGCTGATAAAGAAGAAATATTTTTTGTAAAGGTAGGCTTTAAAGACGTTATTTTAGAGGAAGTTAAAAAGTGTTGTGAGGATATAGATATTTTGAACGAACTGGATGGAAATAAGATCTTACAGGTGATTTTACCAGATTATTTTTTAAAGGCATGCAAATCTCATAAATAA
- a CDS encoding 4Fe-4S binding protein, giving the protein MANQNEKKLIVKKSWCKGCGICVEFCPKNVLALKHEKVEIVDMENCIKCGLCELRCPDYAIYLGGIEDEK; this is encoded by the coding sequence ATGGCAAACCAGAATGAAAAGAAACTAATCGTAAAAAAAAGCTGGTGTAAGGGCTGTGGAATTTGTGTAGAATTCTGCCCCAAAAACGTGCTTGCTTTAAAACATGAAAAAGTTGAGATTGTAGATATGGAAAATTGTATTAAATGTGGATTATGTGAATTACGCTGTCCTGATTATGCAATTTATCTAGGAGGTATTGAAGATGAAAAATAA
- a CDS encoding class I SAM-dependent methyltransferase, translating into MDIKYLTRPTEVAKSFLEQALKKGDRAVDATMGNGNDTLFLANIVGEEGRVISFDIQDLAILNTRKLLENNHISNVDLIQDGHENMDTYICNEINGAMFNLGYLPKGEHHIVTKAKTTIAAIEKCLTLLKKNGIITIVIYYGHFEGKIEKEQVISYVENLEPKKFHVMKVDYINQAKEPPMLITIIKK; encoded by the coding sequence ATGGATATAAAATATTTAACAAGGCCTACAGAAGTAGCTAAATCTTTTTTAGAACAAGCTTTAAAAAAAGGTGATAGAGCAGTTGATGCAACAATGGGGAATGGAAATGATACATTGTTTTTAGCAAATATTGTAGGAGAAGAAGGTAGAGTAATCTCTTTTGATATACAAGATTTAGCAATTTTGAATACAAGAAAATTGCTTGAAAACAATCATATAAGTAATGTAGATTTAATACAAGATGGACATGAAAATATGGATACTTATATTTGTAATGAAATAAATGGAGCTATGTTTAATTTAGGATATTTACCAAAGGGAGAGCACCATATTGTTACAAAGGCGAAAACTACTATTGCTGCAATTGAGAAATGTTTGACCCTTTTAAAGAAAAATGGAATTATTACTATTGTTATATATTATGGTCATTTTGAAGGAAAAATTGAAAAGGAACAGGTTATAAGCTATGTTGAAAATCTTGAACCCAAGAAGTTTCATGTGATGAAGGTGGATTATATTAATCAAGCCAAAGAACCACCTATGTTGATTACAATTATTAAAAAATAA
- the surE gene encoding 5'/3'-nucleotidase SurE, whose protein sequence is MKILITNDDGIFAEGIYKLACALDKIGEVYIVAPDRQRSATGHAITMHEPLRAEKIKFFDKDFHAWAISGTPTDCVKLAIESLISEKIDIVFSGINKGPNLGTDVLYSGTVSAAIEGAILGYPAVAVSLADFKNVNYDVAAEFSCIVAEKILKNPLPPDTLLNVNIPNCQKENIKGVNVTTLGARKYKNSFIERIDPRGQSYYWLGGEVIDAKNNEGSDIDSIKNNCITVTPIHFDLTKFDLIEQVDKWNMKI, encoded by the coding sequence TTGAAAATATTAATCACAAACGATGATGGTATTTTTGCAGAAGGAATATATAAATTAGCGTGTGCATTAGATAAAATTGGGGAGGTATATATTGTAGCACCAGATCGTCAAAGAAGTGCTACAGGACATGCGATAACCATGCATGAACCTCTTAGAGCAGAAAAAATTAAGTTTTTTGATAAAGATTTTCATGCATGGGCAATTAGTGGAACACCTACAGATTGTGTAAAGCTTGCTATAGAATCATTGATTTCAGAAAAAATAGACATTGTCTTCTCAGGAATTAATAAAGGACCTAATTTAGGGACAGATGTACTTTATTCAGGAACCGTTTCTGCTGCTATAGAAGGTGCCATTTTAGGATATCCTGCTGTTGCTGTATCTCTTGCAGATTTTAAAAATGTAAATTATGATGTGGCTGCGGAATTTAGTTGCATTGTAGCAGAAAAAATATTGAAAAATCCATTACCTCCGGATACGTTGTTAAATGTAAATATACCTAATTGTCAAAAAGAAAATATCAAAGGGGTCAATGTAACAACATTGGGTGCAAGAAAGTATAAAAATTCTTTTATAGAGAGAATTGACCCAAGGGGACAGAGTTATTACTGGTTAGGTGGAGAAGTGATTGACGCAAAGAACAATGAAGGAAGTGACATAGATAGTATAAAAAACAATTGTATTACTGTTACACCTATTCACTTTGATCTAACTAAATTTGATTTAATTGAGCAAGTAGATAAATGGAATATGAAGATTTAA
- a CDS encoding ABC-F family ATP-binding cassette domain-containing protein codes for MITVTGVGLRFGDKKLFDDVNVKFTPGNCYGVIGANGAGKSTFLKILSGDIEPNEGNVSITPGERLAVLKQNHFEFDEFLVLDTVIMGHERLYEIMKEKDALYQKEDFTEEDGIKASELEGEFAELDGWEAEVNAEKLLMGLGITKDLHGKMMKELKGDEKVKVLLAQSLFGNPDILLLDEPTNHLDFKAINWLEEFLLDYTNTVIVVSHDRHFLNKVCTHMLDVDFGKAKLFVGNYDFWYESSQLALKLMKDQNKKKEEKMKELQSFIARFSSNASKAKQATSRKKLLDKINIEDIEPSSRRYPFVGFTPEREAGKDILQVDGISKTIDGVKVLNNISFTVNKGEKIVILARNEMAKTVLFKILMGEMEPDEGTFRWGVTTTQAYLPKDNAEYFEDVELNLIDWLRQYSEEKSESFIRGFLGKMLFSGEEPLKMSKVLSGGEKVRCMFSKLMLSGANVLLLDQPTNHLDLESIQAVNDGLIAFKGTMLFTSHDHKFIQTIADRVVEITPNGIFDKQTTFDEFLENEEIQNRIQKMYE; via the coding sequence TTGATTACAGTTACAGGTGTAGGATTAAGATTTGGAGATAAAAAATTATTTGATGATGTAAATGTTAAATTTACTCCAGGAAATTGTTATGGAGTAATTGGTGCAAATGGTGCAGGAAAATCAACCTTTTTAAAGATTTTATCTGGTGATATTGAACCTAATGAAGGAAATGTTTCTATAACTCCAGGGGAAAGATTAGCAGTACTTAAGCAAAATCATTTTGAATTTGACGAGTTTCTTGTTTTAGATACAGTAATTATGGGACATGAAAGACTTTATGAAATCATGAAGGAAAAGGATGCTCTTTATCAAAAAGAAGATTTTACTGAAGAAGATGGTATAAAGGCATCAGAGCTTGAAGGTGAGTTTGCAGAACTTGATGGTTGGGAAGCAGAAGTAAATGCAGAAAAGCTATTGATGGGCCTTGGGATCACAAAAGATTTACATGGTAAAATGATGAAAGAACTAAAGGGAGACGAAAAGGTAAAAGTTTTATTAGCCCAATCTCTTTTTGGAAATCCTGATATTCTTTTACTAGATGAGCCTACAAACCATTTGGATTTTAAAGCGATCAACTGGTTAGAAGAGTTTTTACTAGATTACACAAATACAGTTATCGTAGTATCTCATGATAGACATTTTCTTAATAAAGTATGTACCCATATGTTAGATGTGGATTTTGGTAAAGCTAAATTATTTGTAGGAAACTATGATTTTTGGTATGAATCTAGTCAGTTAGCATTGAAATTAATGAAAGATCAAAATAAGAAAAAAGAAGAAAAAATGAAAGAACTTCAGTCCTTTATTGCGAGATTTAGCTCAAATGCTTCAAAAGCAAAACAAGCTACTTCCAGAAAGAAACTTTTAGATAAGATTAATATAGAAGATATAGAGCCATCATCAAGACGATATCCATTTGTTGGATTTACGCCAGAGAGAGAAGCAGGAAAAGACATCTTGCAGGTAGATGGAATTAGTAAAACGATTGATGGGGTAAAGGTTTTAAATAATATTTCATTTACTGTAAACAAAGGAGAAAAGATCGTAATATTGGCAAGAAATGAAATGGCTAAGACGGTTTTATTTAAAATTTTAATGGGAGAGATGGAGCCGGATGAAGGTACATTTAGATGGGGAGTTACTACTACCCAAGCTTATTTGCCAAAGGATAATGCAGAATACTTTGAAGATGTTGAGCTTAATTTGATAGATTGGTTAAGACAATATTCTGAAGAAAAATCAGAATCATTTATCAGAGGATTTTTAGGAAAAATGCTATTTTCAGGTGAAGAGCCTTTAAAAATGTCAAAGGTTCTTTCAGGAGGAGAAAAGGTAAGATGTATGTTTTCTAAATTAATGCTTTCTGGTGCAAATGTATTGCTTCTTGATCAACCAACAAACCATTTAGATCTAGAATCTATTCAAGCAGTGAATGATGGTTTAATTGCTTTTAAAGGAACGATGCTATTTACATCTCATGACCATAAGTTTATCCAAACTATTGCAGATAGAGTTGTTGAAATAACACCAAATGGAATTTTCGATAAACAAACAACTTTTGATGAGTTTTTAGAAAATGAAGAAATTCAAAATAGAATTCAAAAGATGTATGAATAA
- a CDS encoding 2-oxoacid:acceptor oxidoreductase subunit alpha, which translates to MKNNNIKLMQGNEAVVEGAIAAGMRFYGGYPITPSTEVAEGSAQKLPRVGGKFIQMEDEIGGMAATIGAALTGVKAMTATSGPGFSLKQENIGYAAMAEIPCVIVNVQRHGPSTGLPTSPSQGDVMQAKWGTHGDHPIIAISPGSVKEAFDLTVRCFNLAEKYRTPVILLMDEIVGHMREGIRIPDASEIEIIDRKKPADNDNDYLAYKVEEGECVPPMAGFGDGHRYHVTGLVHDESGFPVNSNAVADKLCTRLMTKIEDNIDDIVTYEELYMEDAEIVVLAYGGTARSAKSAVKKAREKGLKVGMFRPITIWPFPEKQVKDFAQKAKGIIVAELNYGQLVLEVERVVKGTSDIFHIGKVDGDIITPDEILSKIEEVI; encoded by the coding sequence ATGAAAAATAATAATATAAAATTAATGCAAGGGAATGAAGCCGTTGTAGAAGGTGCCATTGCTGCAGGAATGCGTTTTTATGGAGGATATCCAATAACACCTTCAACAGAAGTAGCAGAAGGTTCTGCACAAAAGCTTCCAAGAGTAGGTGGAAAATTCATTCAAATGGAAGATGAAATTGGTGGTATGGCTGCAACTATTGGGGCTGCACTTACTGGTGTGAAGGCTATGACTGCAACAAGTGGTCCTGGATTTTCATTAAAACAAGAAAACATTGGTTATGCGGCTATGGCTGAAATTCCATGTGTAATTGTAAATGTACAAAGACATGGTCCAAGTACAGGACTTCCAACTTCTCCATCTCAAGGGGATGTAATGCAAGCAAAATGGGGGACACACGGAGACCATCCTATTATTGCTATATCTCCAGGATCAGTAAAAGAAGCTTTTGATTTAACTGTTAGATGTTTCAATCTTGCAGAAAAATATAGAACACCTGTAATCCTTTTAATGGATGAGATTGTTGGACATATGAGAGAAGGAATTAGAATTCCTGATGCTAGCGAAATAGAAATTATTGATCGTAAGAAACCTGCAGATAATGATAACGATTACCTAGCTTATAAAGTTGAAGAGGGAGAATGTGTACCGCCTATGGCAGGATTTGGTGATGGACATAGATATCACGTAACAGGTCTTGTTCATGATGAATCAGGATTCCCAGTAAACAGTAATGCAGTAGCAGATAAACTTTGCACAAGACTTATGACAAAAATTGAAGATAATATTGATGATATTGTAACGTATGAAGAATTATACATGGAAGATGCAGAAATCGTTGTATTAGCTTATGGTGGAACAGCAAGAAGTGCAAAAAGTGCAGTGAAAAAAGCTAGAGAAAAAGGATTAAAAGTAGGTATGTTTAGACCAATTACTATTTGGCCTTTCCCTGAAAAACAAGTAAAAGACTTTGCACAAAAAGCAAAAGGAATCATCGTTGCAGAACTTAACTATGGACAATTAGTTTTAGAAGTTGAAAGAGTAGTAAAAGGAACATCTGATATTTTCCATATTGGAAAAGTTGATGGTGATATTATTACTCCTGACGAGATATTATCTAAAATTGAGGAGGTAATTTAA
- a CDS encoding histidine phosphatase family protein, producing the protein MTRLYLIRHGQTKWNLESRAQGSKNVELTQKGRNQAALLAEKMKNYEIDCIYSSDLDRAYETAKMIGEKMNLEVKKIDGLREMSFGEWEGLTNEEIQKDYFEHYTVWRSDPHKAMIPGGEKLLDVQKRGLKAINNIVKENENKNIIVVSHGVAIKSIILGLMDIDLSYFYKIRQDNTSMNLIEYKSYGPVLVTLNNTSHLENNK; encoded by the coding sequence ATGACAAGATTATATCTCATAAGACATGGACAAACGAAATGGAATCTTGAATCTAGAGCACAAGGATCAAAAAATGTAGAACTTACCCAAAAGGGACGTAATCAAGCTGCGCTTTTAGCGGAAAAAATGAAAAATTATGAAATTGATTGCATTTATAGTAGTGATTTAGATAGAGCATATGAAACAGCTAAAATGATTGGGGAAAAAATGAACTTAGAAGTTAAAAAAATAGATGGGTTAAGAGAAATGTCTTTTGGAGAATGGGAAGGTTTAACCAATGAAGAAATTCAAAAGGACTATTTTGAGCATTATACAGTATGGAGAAGTGATCCTCATAAAGCTATGATTCCAGGAGGAGAGAAACTTTTAGATGTACAAAAAAGAGGACTAAAGGCCATTAACAATATTGTAAAGGAAAATGAAAATAAAAATATCATTGTTGTATCTCATGGTGTTGCCATAAAGTCAATTATACTTGGGCTAATGGATATAGATCTTTCTTATTTTTATAAAATAAGACAAGATAATACTTCTATGAATTTAATTGAATATAAATCTTATGGGCCAGTACTTGTGACATTAAATAATACTTCTCATTTAGAAAATAATAAGTAG
- a CDS encoding MurR/RpiR family transcriptional regulator, which yields MKNDHTDLIKIIQKSFSRLSKGQKLIAQFITNNYDKAAFMTASKLGNKVGVSESTVVRFANALGYDGYPQLQKELQELIKTKLTTVQRLEMSDDYTNEGAVLKKVLKADMDNIKATIEEIDDEVFQNVVDSVFKAKRVYILGLRSSSTLAEYLGFYLNLILDNVKIVTAGVSDVYEQMLRVGKDDVVIGISFPRYSTNTLNALNYTKELGATVIGITDSQVSPIASISDYTLVARSNMVSFVDSLVAPLSLINALVVAVGMKEKSEISSTFDRLEKIWEKHNVYNYKNTL from the coding sequence ATGAAAAATGATCATACAGATTTAATTAAAATTATTCAAAAAAGCTTTTCGAGACTGAGTAAAGGTCAGAAATTAATTGCGCAATTTATTACAAATAATTATGATAAAGCAGCATTTATGACTGCTTCTAAATTAGGAAATAAAGTAGGTGTTAGTGAGTCTACAGTTGTAAGATTTGCTAATGCATTAGGATATGATGGATATCCACAACTACAAAAAGAATTACAAGAATTAATTAAGACAAAATTAACAACTGTTCAAAGATTAGAAATGTCAGATGATTATACAAATGAAGGTGCTGTTCTTAAAAAAGTATTAAAAGCAGATATGGATAATATTAAAGCTACCATTGAAGAAATAGATGATGAAGTTTTTCAAAATGTAGTGGACAGTGTATTCAAAGCTAAGAGAGTTTATATCTTAGGATTAAGAAGTTCAAGTACATTAGCAGAATATTTAGGATTCTATTTAAATTTGATACTAGATAATGTAAAAATAGTAACAGCAGGAGTTAGTGATGTTTACGAACAGATGTTAAGAGTTGGAAAAGATGATGTAGTGATTGGTATTAGTTTCCCAAGATATTCTACAAACACATTAAATGCATTAAACTATACAAAAGAATTAGGTGCTACTGTAATAGGGATCACAGATAGTCAAGTTTCTCCAATTGCATCTATTTCTGATTATACATTGGTTGCAAGAAGTAATATGGTTTCTTTTGTAGATTCATTAGTTGCGCCTTTAAGTTTAATTAATGCATTGGTAGTAGCAGTTGGAATGAAAGAAAAATCTGAGATATCAAGTACTTTTGATAGATTAGAAAAGATTTGGGAAAAACATAATGTCTATAATTATAAAAATACATTATAA
- the cmk gene encoding (d)CMP kinase: MKNISIALDGPAGAGKSTIAKIIAKHKNLTYIDTGAMYRAIALKILRKGIDVNKEKSVQDILLVSNIDLEGNDIFLDGNLVTEEIRTPKVNNFVSHVAKISSVRMKMVELQRNIAANKNVIMDGRDIGTYVIPNATYKFYLTASIEERAKRRFVELRDKGFDTTLEIVKEEIKNRDKMDTEREFAPLKKAEDAIEVDTTGKYIQDVVNEILQYLK, translated from the coding sequence ATGAAAAATATAAGTATTGCTTTAGACGGTCCGGCAGGGGCAGGTAAAAGTACTATAGCAAAAATAATTGCGAAACATAAAAATTTAACTTATATAGATACAGGCGCTATGTATAGGGCTATTGCACTTAAAATATTAAGAAAAGGTATAGATGTAAATAAAGAAAAAAGTGTACAAGACATTTTATTAGTAAGCAATATTGATTTAGAAGGAAATGATATTTTTCTTGATGGAAATTTAGTTACTGAAGAGATTCGTACGCCAAAAGTGAATAATTTTGTTTCCCATGTAGCAAAAATTTCTTCAGTAAGAATGAAAATGGTAGAGCTTCAAAGAAATATAGCAGCAAACAAAAATGTTATTATGGATGGAAGGGACATAGGAACTTATGTAATACCTAATGCTACCTATAAATTTTACTTAACAGCATCTATCGAAGAAAGAGCAAAAAGAAGATTTGTAGAGTTAAGAGACAAAGGTTTTGATACCACCCTTGAAATCGTAAAGGAAGAAATAAAAAATAGAGATAAAATGGATACAGAGAGAGAGTTTGCTCCTTTAAAAAAAGCAGAAGATGCTATTGAAGTGGATACAACTGGAAAATATATACAGGATGTTGTTAACGAAATATTACAGTATTTGAAATAA
- a CDS encoding NAD(P)/FAD-dependent oxidoreductase, with product MEKVVVIGGGAAGMIAAGTAASRGKQVILLEKNDKLGKKVYITGKGRCNVTNNSDIEELLNHVATNKNFLYSAFYTFTNDNLINLLNNYGTPTKVERGNRVFPKSDKSSDVIKALEKYMVSHGVDIRLNTEVKEILTKDKKILGVKLSDNQNINCDKIIIATGGMSYPTTGSTGDGYKFAKGIGHNIKSLKPALVPLEVEEDWIKQLQGLSLKNVSLKTAYKDKEIHTEFGEMIFTHFGISGPIVLSMSSYISDYLKNKKIQAFLNLKPALDEEKLDKRMIRDFEKYSKKQFKNALSDLLPSKLIPVIIRLSGIREDKYVNQITKDERKGLVNLLLNLPMTITRTRPVKEAIITSGGIDVKEINPSTMESKKMEGLYFTGEVLDVDALTGGYNLQIAFSTGYLAGISV from the coding sequence TTGGAAAAAGTAGTTGTTATTGGAGGCGGTGCTGCTGGTATGATTGCAGCAGGTACAGCTGCATCTAGAGGAAAGCAGGTTATATTATTAGAAAAAAATGATAAACTAGGAAAGAAAGTTTATATTACAGGTAAAGGAAGATGTAATGTTACAAATAATAGTGATATTGAAGAACTATTGAATCATGTAGCAACTAATAAAAACTTTTTATATAGTGCTTTTTATACTTTCACAAATGATAACTTAATCAATTTACTCAATAACTATGGTACGCCTACTAAAGTAGAAAGAGGAAATAGGGTATTTCCTAAATCTGACAAATCAAGTGATGTGATTAAAGCTTTAGAAAAATATATGGTATCTCATGGCGTTGATATAAGATTAAATACAGAAGTAAAAGAAATATTAACAAAAGATAAAAAAATCCTTGGTGTTAAATTATCTGATAACCAAAATATAAATTGTGACAAAATTATTATTGCTACAGGTGGAATGTCTTATCCTACTACTGGATCAACAGGAGATGGATATAAATTTGCCAAAGGAATAGGGCATAATATAAAGTCATTAAAGCCAGCATTAGTACCTTTAGAAGTAGAGGAAGATTGGATTAAACAGCTACAAGGATTATCTTTAAAAAATGTTTCATTAAAAACAGCTTATAAGGATAAAGAGATTCATACAGAATTTGGAGAAATGATTTTCACGCACTTTGGCATATCTGGTCCGATTGTTTTGAGTATGAGTAGTTATATTAGTGATTATTTAAAAAATAAAAAGATTCAAGCTTTTTTAAACCTTAAGCCTGCTTTAGATGAAGAGAAGCTAGATAAAAGAATGATCAGGGATTTTGAAAAATACTCCAAGAAACAGTTTAAAAATGCCCTAAGTGATTTACTTCCTTCTAAATTGATTCCTGTAATCATTCGATTATCAGGTATACGAGAAGATAAATATGTAAACCAAATAACGAAAGATGAGAGAAAAGGATTAGTCAATTTATTGCTTAATTTACCTATGACAATTACGAGGACAAGGCCTGTAAAGGAAGCAATCATAACATCAGGAGGAATTGATGTAAAGGAAATTAATCCATCTACTATGGAATCTAAAAAAATGGAAGGGCTATATTTTACAGGAGAAGTATTAGATGTAGATGCTTTAACTGGAGGATATAATCTTCAGATTGCTTTTTCAACTGGATATTTGGCAGGAATTAGTGTATAA
- a CDS encoding pseudouridine synthase produces MRLQKYIAHCGVTSRRKAEELIKEGRVKVNKEVVKDMGVVINPHKDIVCIDNKSIQLEENKIYIMLNKPEGYITTLSDEFNRSTVADLTKDIHERIYPVGRLDYDTSGLLIMTNDGDLSYRLTHPKHEIKKTYMAKVKGVLNNKELNLFQKGIDIGGYVTAPASIKVLKGEKDYSIVEVIIHEGKNRQIRKMFEKINHPVTRLQRIAVGKIKLDPLQKGKWRHLTKKEIEYLKSC; encoded by the coding sequence GTGAGATTGCAAAAATATATAGCACATTGTGGGGTTACATCCAGAAGAAAAGCTGAAGAATTAATCAAAGAAGGTAGAGTTAAAGTAAACAAAGAAGTTGTAAAGGATATGGGAGTAGTTATAAATCCTCATAAAGATATTGTTTGTATAGACAATAAGTCCATTCAGTTAGAGGAAAATAAAATATACATCATGCTCAACAAACCAGAAGGATATATAACTACATTATCAGATGAATTTAATAGGTCTACTGTAGCTGACCTTACAAAAGATATTCATGAAAGAATTTATCCTGTAGGAAGACTTGATTATGATACTTCTGGGTTATTGATCATGACAAATGATGGAGATTTATCCTATCGGCTAACACATCCGAAACATGAAATAAAAAAAACTTACATGGCTAAAGTGAAAGGGGTACTAAACAATAAAGAGCTTAATTTATTTCAAAAAGGGATAGATATAGGAGGATATGTAACGGCACCTGCATCTATTAAGGTGTTAAAAGGAGAAAAGGATTATAGTATTGTTGAGGTAATCATTCATGAAGGGAAAAATAGACAGATTCGAAAAATGTTTGAAAAAATTAATCATCCTGTTACACGATTACAAAGAATTGCTGTTGGTAAAATAAAATTAGATCCTCTACAAAAAGGAAAATGGAGACATCTAACAAAAAAAGAGATTGAATACCTAAAATCATGTTAA
- a CDS encoding 2-oxoacid:ferredoxin oxidoreductase subunit beta: MDKLPHIWCPGCGHGILMRSIAQAIENLGLDKDKVCIVSGIGCSSRAPGYMDFNTLHTTHGRALAFATGVKMANPELEVIVITGDGDATAIGGNHLIHACRRNINITTIVFNNNIYGMTGGQYSPTTPTGDLGTTAPYGNIDRPFNIPELAAAAGATYVGRATAYHANQLIKLVEKGIQNKGFSLIEGLSVCPTYYGRKNKKGSAVNIMQWQKATAVDVKVAEKLSPEQLEGKFLIGEFKNTTAPEYTEEYQKIIDRFTKER, from the coding sequence ATGGATAAATTACCACATATTTGGTGTCCAGGATGTGGACATGGAATTTTAATGAGAAGTATTGCTCAAGCAATAGAAAATTTAGGATTAGATAAGGATAAAGTATGTATCGTATCTGGTATTGGATGTTCTTCAAGAGCACCTGGATATATGGATTTTAATACACTTCATACTACACATGGTAGAGCTTTAGCTTTTGCAACAGGCGTGAAAATGGCTAACCCAGAATTGGAAGTTATTGTAATCACTGGTGATGGTGATGCAACAGCAATCGGAGGAAACCATTTAATTCATGCTTGTAGAAGAAATATCAACATTACAACAATCGTTTTCAACAATAATATCTATGGAATGACAGGTGGTCAATATTCTCCAACAACACCTACTGGAGATTTAGGTACTACAGCTCCTTATGGAAATATAGATAGACCGTTTAATATTCCAGAATTAGCAGCTGCTGCAGGAGCAACATATGTAGGTCGTGCTACTGCTTATCATGCAAATCAATTAATAAAGCTTGTAGAAAAAGGTATTCAAAATAAAGGATTCTCATTAATCGAAGGACTTAGTGTATGTCCTACTTACTATGGAAGAAAGAATAAAAAAGGATCAGCTGTAAACATTATGCAGTGGCAAAAAGCGACAGCAGTTGATGTTAAAGTTGCAGAAAAACTTTCTCCAGAGCAGCTTGAAGGGAAATTCTTAATAGGAGAATTCAAAAATACTACAGCACCAGAATATACTGAAGAGTATCAAAAAATAATTGATAGATTTACAAAGGAGAGATAG